Within the Synechococcales cyanobacterium CNB genome, the region CCGAGGTGGTGTGAGGGAAGGTGATCCGATGCCCAGGCACGTGAAGAAAGGCGACGTGGTGATCGTGACCTCCGGCTCGCACAAGGGCCGGCAGGGTGAGGTCATGCGCGTGATCCCCGACAAGGAGCGGGTAGTTGTGAAAGGCGTGAACCTCCGCGTGAAGCACCTCAAGCCCACGCGGACCAGCCCACAGGGGGGGATCATCACCAAGGAGGCGCCGATCCACATCAGCAACGTCAGCCCGGTCGTGGAGGGGCGGCCGACGCGCGTGCGGTTCGAGGTGAAGCCGGACGGGAGCA harbors:
- a CDS encoding 50S ribosomal protein L24, giving the protein MPRHVKKGDVVIVTSGSHKGRQGEVMRVIPDKERVVVKGVNLRVKHLKPTRTSPQGGIITKEAPIHISNVSPVVEGRPTRVRFEVKPDGSKVRVAVRGGKTLGKVRGPRTKAGA